From Cryobacterium sp. GrIS_2_6:
GTTCGATGACCCCGTAGTCCCAGCCCTTGCGGCGGTAGACCACACTCGGCCGGTTCGTCTCGGAGTCCTGGAACAGGTAGAAGTCGTGCCCGACCAGTTCCATGAAGTACAGGGCGTCGTCGACGGTCATCGGGGCAGCGGAGAAGACCTTGCGGCGGATGACGACCGGCGTGTACACCTCGTCGGCTTCCTCCTCGGCGGCGGTGGCCGCGGCGGCTGCCTCCGACTCGGTGGGGCGCACCACCCGGATGACTCCGGTGCGCACCTCGTCGAGGGTTTCGGCGTCGGCCGGCTTGATGTCGACGACGCTGAAGTCAACGGATGCCGCGTCGTGCAGCGAGGTGGGGCGGTGCGCTCCGCCACGGTGCAGCTTCTGGCGGTCCTTGGCGCGGCGCACGCGCTCGAGGAGCCGTCCGAGTGCCACGTCGAAGGCTGCGTACTTGTCCGAACCGTCCGCTTCAGCGCGGACGATGGGACCCTTCCCGATCAGGGTCAGCTCGACCCTGTCGTTGCCGGTGGCTGAACCCTTTTCGCGGTTCCGGCTGAGCTTGACTTCGAGGGCGAGGGCCTTGTCGGCCAGGCCGGCGATCTTCTCGGCCTTTTCCGACGCATATGACCGGAAACGATCAGTGATCCCCAGGTTTCGTCCGACGATGTTAGTTTCCATGACGACCTCCAGATCTGGCGAACCGCCCGGTCCCGGGCGATTGGTGCGCGCCTTTAGCTCCACCGTAGCCCTGCCTGCAGGAGAAGTCACCGCAATTTGTCAATCGGTTTCTGATGAACGATGTGTGACCGGTAGGCGTCTCCGGGTTTCCGCGAGGGCGGCCACGCCAACGACCTCTCCCCCGGCGGCGAGGATGGCGCGGCGGGCTTCGAGAACGGTGGCGCCCGTCGTCACGATGTCGTCGACGAGCAGGCAGCGCACCCCGGTCAGGGAACGAAGGGCGCGCAGCGAACCGTCCCGATTCCTGGCCCTGGCGGCACGGTCGAGCCCGACCTGGTCGGCGGTCTCCCTGCTGGTGAGCACACGGTGCGGTACGAGTCCGGCCCGGCGGAGCAGCAGCTCGACCGGGAGGAATCCGCGCGCACGCCAGGCCCGTCGCGATGAAGGAATCGTCACCAGGCGGATGCCGGCATCCGGGCGCCGGGCGCCGCCAGGCTCCGCAGCACCGCCGGACTCCACTGCACCGCCGGACTCCACTGCACCGCCGGACTCCACTGCACCGCCGGACTCCACTGCTCCGCCGGACTCCACTGCGGCGAGCGCGGCCACGACGGCGGCCAGGAGCGGAGGGGCGAGCGCGGCGGCGGCATCCGTTCGCCCGCCGTCCTTGAAGCTCGCGATCACGCGCCGCGGAACGCCGGCATAGTCGAGCCCCGCCCAGACCCGCAGGCCGCCGCGCTCGGTCACGCGCAGGGCAGGCGCCAGGAGGGCGCGGCAGGCCGCGCAGAGGGCACGGTTCGGCGCCCCGCAACCGCTGCACGCCGTGGGCAGGAGAACGGCCCACGCGTCCAGCACGGCCCGCCAAGCGGCCCGTGCCGTTCGTGCCGCTCCGGTCCCGGTCATGCCGCCAGACTGGCCGACCTGACGCGAGCGCGTGATCGCGAGCGCACGCCGGTGCGCGCGCGGCCGGGCGCCGGTCCTGTGGAGGACAGGCCCCGCCTACCCGCCGATTCCCTGCTGGGTGGCCACGAGAGTCACGTCGTCGATGCGCTCCTGCCAGCCGACTCCGCGCTGCATCATCAGGCTGCCCGTTGTGGCGAGCGCGCGCACGTCCCTCAGGGTGTTGCTTCCCGTGATCGTCGCACTGCCTGGCGCTGACTCGATGCTCGAGCTGACGCCGCCGAGCTGCTGGGTAACGATGCGGTCCTCTCCGGTCGGGAGCGCGACGAGGTAGGCGACCGTGAGCTCGTCGATCCAGGTGGCGTCGAGGGGGATGCCCGGAACGGACTGGAGCTGGACTTCGTCTCCGAGGGCGACCGGGACGGACTTGTCCCGCTTGATCGAGACGACCACGAAGCGGGTCTCCGTACCGGATGTGAGCAGCGCGATCAGCCGGGTACCGTCCCGGGACACCCGCAGCGCCACGATTCCGGAGGCCTCTGGCCAGGAGGTCGGCACGGCCGTCGCATCCCCGTTCGGGCTGTAGACGAACAGCTCATCCGGACGGTTCGAGGGAACGGACCAGACGTAGCCGAAGTTGTCGACGGCAGGCGCGATGAGGCCGGGCCGCGGATCGAGCAGCTTCGCGACCTCGCCGACCCGGACGGAGGAGACCCCGGTCGCGGCCCGCGCCGCCGCGACGGTCTGCCCCGGTGAGAGGGTGACCGCCGTCGGGCCGAGCGCGACGACCTGCTCGGAGAGCCCGGGGATCGGGGTGACCGTCTTCCCTGCTGCGGACAGGAACCCGAAGGCGCCCTGCCGGAGCACGAGCGCCCGGGCGTCCACCCGCGGGTTGACGATCGGGGCGTTGGCGCCGAGGTCCCCGATGTCCTGGGAGTTCTGGTTGATCGAGATCGTGACGGTGATGCCCGTGGGGAGGCTGTTCGTGAGCTGTGCCCGCATCCGCTGCAGGGTGACCCTGTCTGCGTTCAGGGCTTCGCCGTTGAGGTCGACCTTCGCGTCGCGCGACACGACCTGAACGGCATCCGCGGTGAGCTTGGTTCCGTCGGGGAACGCGCTGACGACGGCCCCGCCCAGCCATGGGCTCGGCCCGTGCAGCACGCCGTTGACGATCTTGGTCAGGGTGGCGCCCCCGCGCGGGAACCAGCGCAGCTCTGGAACCAGGAACGCGAAGCTCGAATCGAAGAAGTAGAGGGCCTGGGAGCTGAACACGTCGCTGAACGTGGTCTGGTCGACGACGGTGCCGTTCGGCGCAGCGCTGATCCGCCACTGGTCGCCGACCTTCTGGAACTGGTAGCGCAGGACGACGGGCGAGGGAGACTCGACCTCGTGGTATTCACCGATCCCGTCGACGTCGGCGATGGGATTCACCGAGAACTGCATGGTCTCGGCGTCGACGGGGATGATGGTGCGCGCCGTCCCGTCGTCGACCGTCACCCCGGCATCCGCCGCCCAGGCGCCGCTGAAACCGGGGGCGAGGAATTCGCGGGCGATCGCGTAGTCGTTCTCCGGGCTGGTCTGGGCGTCGATGAAACCGCGCAGGATGCTTTCCTGGCTGGCATCGGCCTGCGGGTGCGACGGCAGGAAGACGGGTGCGGGGTTGTCGCCGGCTGCAACCGCCTGCCCGGTGCGCACGCTGCCGCTCCGGGGAATCCCCGAGCATCCGCT
This genomic window contains:
- the raiA gene encoding ribosome-associated translation inhibitor RaiA → METNIVGRNLGITDRFRSYASEKAEKIAGLADKALALEVKLSRNREKGSATGNDRVELTLIGKGPIVRAEADGSDKYAAFDVALGRLLERVRRAKDRQKLHRGGAHRPTSLHDAASVDFSVVDIKPADAETLDEVRTGVIRVVRPTESEAAAAATAAEEEADEVYTPVVIRRKVFSAAPMTVDDALYFMELVGHDFYLFQDSETNRPSVVYRRKGWDYGVIELAENSEELRVAAE
- a CDS encoding phosphoribosyltransferase family protein, with the translated sequence MTGTGAARTARAAWRAVLDAWAVLLPTACSGCGAPNRALCAACRALLAPALRVTERGGLRVWAGLDYAGVPRRVIASFKDGGRTDAAAALAPPLLAAVVAALAAVESGGAVESGGAVESGGAVESGGAVESGGAAEPGGARRPDAGIRLVTIPSSRRAWRARGFLPVELLLRRAGLVPHRVLTSRETADQVGLDRAARARNRDGSLRALRSLTGVRCLLVDDIVTTGATVLEARRAILAAGGEVVGVAALAETRRRLPVTHRSSETD
- a CDS encoding LpqB family beta-propeller domain-containing protein, with amino-acid sequence MIDRSDGIRRATRATRETRGSGPWRAGGTLAALLVLAVLLSGCSGIPRSGSVRTGQAVAAGDNPAPVFLPSHPQADASQESILRGFIDAQTSPENDYAIAREFLAPGFSGAWAADAGVTVDDGTARTIIPVDAETMQFSVNPIADVDGIGEYHEVESPSPVVLRYQFQKVGDQWRISAAPNGTVVDQTTFSDVFSSQALYFFDSSFAFLVPELRWFPRGGATLTKIVNGVLHGPSPWLGGAVVSAFPDGTKLTADAVQVVSRDAKVDLNGEALNADRVTLQRMRAQLTNSLPTGITVTISINQNSQDIGDLGANAPIVNPRVDARALVLRQGAFGFLSAAGKTVTPIPGLSEQVVALGPTAVTLSPGQTVAAARAATGVSSVRVGEVAKLLDPRPGLIAPAVDNFGYVWSVPSNRPDELFVYSPNGDATAVPTSWPEASGIVALRVSRDGTRLIALLTSGTETRFVVVSIKRDKSVPVALGDEVQLQSVPGIPLDATWIDELTVAYLVALPTGEDRIVTQQLGGVSSSIESAPGSATITGSNTLRDVRALATTGSLMMQRGVGWQERIDDVTLVATQQGIGG